The DNA sequence AGTCCGGTCGAGAGCCCGTGGTTGACCATCTGGAGGGTCGCCCCCTGGGCGCCCCGGAGGGTGAACGCGAACAGGCCGAGCACCACGAACCCGAGGTGGCTGACGGACGAGTACGCGACGAGGCGCTTCAGGTCGCGCTGGACGACCGAGACCGCGGCCCCGTAGACGATCCCGATCACCGCGAGGGTGATGAGGATGGGAGCGGCCTCGCGCGCCACGTCGGGGAAGAGCGGGATCGCGTATCGGATGAACCCGTACGTGCCCATCTTCAGCAGGACCCCGGCCAGGATCACCGAACCGACCGTGGGTGCTTCCGTATGGGCGTCCGGGAGCCAGGTGTGGACGCCGAACAGGGGGACCTTTATCGCGAAGCCGAGCGCGAACCCGGCGAACAGCCACCGCTGCGTGGAGGGGTCGATGGACCGGGCCGCCTCGATGAGCGCGTTGTACTCGAAGGTGGGCGGAGCCCCCCCGGCCTGACCCTGCAGGTGCAGGACGATCACGGCGACGAGCATGAGGAGCCCGCCGAACATCGTGAACAGGAAGAACTTCACGGTCGCGTACACGCGCCGCTCGTAACCCCAGATCCCGATGAGCAGGTACATCGGGATGAGGACCGCCTCCCAGAAGACGTAGAAGAGGACCAGATCGATGGCCAGGAAGACGCCGAGCACGGCCGTCTCCGTGGCGAGCAGCACGATCACGAACTGCTTCAGCCTCCTCGTGTGGTTCCACGCGGCCACGAAGCAGAGGGGGAACAGGAACGTGGTGAGCAGGACCAGGAAGAGGGAGATGCCGTCGACGCCGAGCGCGTACCTCACTCCCAGCGAGGAGATCCACTCGTGCGACTCGACGAGCTGGAACGACCCGTCACCCGCGCGGAAGGTCGCGAGGATGGCGACCGAGACCGCGAAGGTCAGGAGCGACCAGAAGAGGCCGAGCCCGCGCAGCACGGCTCCCGATCCGCGTGGGACGAGCGCGACCGTGAGCGCCCCCAGGGCCGGGAGCCACAGGACCGCGGAGAGCAGTGGGAGGTCCGTCAAGGCATACCTCTCAGGGCGAGCCACGCCACCAGTGCCGCGGCGCCCGCGGCCACGCCCACCGCGTAGTTGCGGACGAGGCCGCTCTGGACCCGTCTCCAGGACCCGGCCGCTCCCGTCACGACGCTCCCTATCCCGTTGACCGCTCCGTCGATGACGCGTCGGTCGACGACGTAGGCGGCGAACGTCGCCAGCAGCCTCAGGGGGGCGACGATGAACGAGGCGTAGATCTCATCGACGTAGAACTTGTTGCGCACGATGGTGTTGACGGGTCCGAGCCGGCCCCGGACGGTCTCCCGGCGCGAGGGGTCCGCCGCGTAGACCCACCAGGCGCCGAGGATAGCCACCGCGGTGACGGTCCACAGCAGCAGCGGGACCCCGAACCCTTCGCCGTGCTCGGACTTCCCGACCACGGGAGCCAGGAACTGGTCGAGCCAGAACGGGCGCGGGAACGGACCGGGCAGGTTGAGGATCCCTCCGATGGCGGCCATCACGGCGAGGCCGACCATAGGCAGCACCATGGTGGGTCCGGACTCGTGCGGGTGCGTGCCCTCCGACCACCGCGGGGAGCCGAAGAAGGCCAGGAAGAGGAGCCTGCTCATGTAGAAGGCGGTCAGGGCCGCCGCGACGACGGCCGCCGCGAAGAGCACCGTCCGATGCTCGTGCCACACGGCGGCGACGATGGCGTCCTTCGAGAAGAATCCGGCGAACGGCAGCACGCCGGTGATCGCGCCCCAGCCGACGAACGTGACCGCGAAGGTGGCCGGCATCGCCTTGCGCAGCCCGCCCATCCGGTCGAGCGAGGTCTCCTCGGCGAGCCCGTGCATGACCGAGCCCGCGGCGAGGAACAGCAGGGCCTTGAAGAAGGCGTGGGTGATCAGGTGGAACATGGCGGCCCCGTAGGCGCCCACCCCCGCAGCCAGGAACATGAACCCGAGTTGACTGACGGTCGAGTAGGCCAGGACCCGCTTTATGTCGTCCTCGGCCATCGCGAGGACGGCGGCGAAGATGGCCGTGGAGACCCCGACGACCGCGACCACACCGCCCGCGGTGTGGGACAGCTCATAGAGCGGGTTCAGACGCACGACCAGGTAGACACCGGCCGTGACCATCGTGGCTGCGTGGATGAGGGCCGAGACCGGGCTCGGACCCTCCATCGCGTCCGGCAGCCAGACGTACAGCGGGAGCTGGGCCGACTTGCCGACGGCGCCGGCGAAGAGCAGGAGTCCGGCGGCGGTGGCGGTCCCGACGGCGATGTTGCCGGTCGTGGCCGCGCGCAGCACGCCGCTGATGTCCAGGGTCCCGACCGCGGTGAAGAGCAGGAAGATGCCGATCAACAGTCCGGTGTCCCCGATGCGGGTGACGAGGAACGCCTTCTTCGCCGCCGATGCGGCGCGTGGA is a window from the Actinomycetota bacterium genome containing:
- a CDS encoding NADH-quinone oxidoreductase subunit M, translated to MTDLPLLSAVLWLPALGALTVALVPRGSGAVLRGLGLFWSLLTFAVSVAILATFRAGDGSFQLVESHEWISSLGVRYALGVDGISLFLVLLTTFLFPLCFVAAWNHTRRLKQFVIVLLATETAVLGVFLAIDLVLFYVFWEAVLIPMYLLIGIWGYERRVYATVKFFLFTMFGGLLMLVAVIVLHLQGQAGGAPPTFEYNALIEAARSIDPSTQRWLFAGFALGFAIKVPLFGVHTWLPDAHTEAPTVGSVILAGVLLKMGTYGFIRYAIPLFPDVAREAAPILITLAVIGIVYGAAVSVVQRDLKRLVAYSSVSHLGFVVLGLFAFTLRGAQGATLQMVNHGLSTGLLFLLVGMLYERRHTRAIEDFGGLSSVAPVFGGVFLIAALSSLGLPGLNGFVGEFLILLGTFEAHRLAAVVATSGVVLAALYLLWAYQRVFHGPAVTDENRVLKDLTVRERVVVYPLVALIVLIGVWPQPFLARMQPAVEQALQGVMR
- the nuoL gene encoding NADH-quinone oxidoreductase subunit L, producing the protein MDPVWLILLSPLAGAVVLLLAGRRMGRTAGLVGSAAVLVAFAAALVSFAALLGRGHGARAHVLHAYDWAVIGQLDVGVTIRFDELSALMCVMVTGVAFLIHVYSTSYMHGDPRFSRFFAYLNLFVFSMLVLVLADNLLLLFAGWEGVGLCSYLLIGFWHERPRAASAAKKAFLVTRIGDTGLLIGIFLLFTAVGTLDISGVLRAATTGNIAVGTATAAGLLLFAGAVGKSAQLPLYVWLPDAMEGPSPVSALIHAATMVTAGVYLVVRLNPLYELSHTAGGVVAVVGVSTAIFAAVLAMAEDDIKRVLAYSTVSQLGFMFLAAGVGAYGAAMFHLITHAFFKALLFLAAGSVMHGLAEETSLDRMGGLRKAMPATFAVTFVGWGAITGVLPFAGFFSKDAIVAAVWHEHRTVLFAAAVVAAALTAFYMSRLLFLAFFGSPRWSEGTHPHESGPTMVLPMVGLAVMAAIGGILNLPGPFPRPFWLDQFLAPVVGKSEHGEGFGVPLLLWTVTAVAILGAWWVYAADPSRRETVRGRLGPVNTIVRNKFYVDEIYASFIVAPLRLLATFAAYVVDRRVIDGAVNGIGSVVTGAAGSWRRVQSGLVRNYAVGVAAGAAALVAWLALRGMP